The segment AAACCTGTCTGCAGCTGCTCAGGGTTCACACAGTATATAAGACTCCTCCCCCTCGCCTTGCCTCAGATAAGAAAGTGAATGTCAATTTTGCAGGTTGCGAGATCAATAAAGAGAAAATTGCACACCTTTTGTTCAAGAACACTCCAGCCAGCCCCGCTGGAAGCAAACCACCCCAGTAAAACAATCATTTGTCTCCCTCCTCTTACACGCAGCCAGCCTTTGATAATAGCTTCGATTTTACTCTGCATCCTGGCTCACTGCAACTCTGCATCCATAACCCAGGCACCTCTCCTCCCACCTTGACATCTTCCCTCCTTCCTATTCCTCACTCCCTTGCCCCCTTTACCATCTTTCTCCATTTGTTCCACTacttcttctctccatctcttggcACGGTCACACCAGTGGTTGTTTGTCTCCACTGGTAGAGGCCAGAGACTCCACACTGGCTGTGTAGATGGGCTTCTTCTGAGAGTGGTCATcactggaggtagagagagggggaggagagaaagagtgagttgCACCATTATTTGTATATGGACTGCCCAGAGAActacagaggagagaaagagtgagttgCACCATTATTTGTATATGGACTGCCCAGAGAACTacagaggagagaaagatagagagttgCACCATTATTTGTAAATGGACTGCCCAGAGAACTacagaggagagaaagatagagagttgCACCATTATTTGTATATGGACTGCCCAGAGAACTacagaggagagaaagatagagagttgCACCATTATTTGTAAATGGACTGCCCAGAGAACTACAGAGGAGAGAAAGATTGAGAGTTGCACCATTATTTGTAAATGGACTGCCCAGAGAACTACAGAGGAGAGAAAGATTGAGAGTTGCACCATTATTTGTAAATGGACTGCCCAGAGAACTacagaggagagaaagatagagagttgCACCATTATTTGTATATGGACTGTCCAGAGAACTacagaggagagaaagatagagagttgCACCATTATTTGTATATGGACTGCCCAGAGAACTacagaggagagaaagatagagagttgCACCATTATTTGTAAATGGACTGCCCAGAGAACTacagaggagagaaagatagagagttgCACCATTATTTGTATATGGACTGCCCAGAGAActacagaggagagaaagagtgagttgCACCATTATTTGTAAATGGACTGCCCAGAGAACTacagaggagagaaagatagagagttgCACCATTATTTGTATATGGACTGTCCAGAGAACTacagaggagagaaagatagagagttgCACCATTATTTGTATATGGACTGCCCAGAGAACTacagaggagagaaagatagagagttgCACCATTATTTGTATATGGACTGTCCAGAGAACTacagaggagagaaagatagagagttgCACCATTATTTGTATATGGACTGCCCAGAGAActacagaggagagaaagagtgagttgCACCATTATTTGTATATGGACTTCGCAGAGAACTACAGAGGAGAGAACTACATTTAAAAGAGAACAAATAGACTGCCAACCAGTGATCTACAGAATATACTGTAGGTCAAACACAGAGATGTAAAGAGCAACCTAACCTCAATGGCTTTCATATATTATATAAGACAGAATACCTATTACAGAAAGCATGTACTGTACTCATGTTGTAATCACCCTGATATGAGGTTGACCAACATAAGTTGTGGGTCACAATGTGTCTGATTACTGTATATTTATTATGATTTTAACAGTACATACTATATATGACCACAGTACATACTATATATGACCACAGTATACATGTTTTGCAAAAGTCTGGTGAAAAAACATCCACatgaaaaaaatactatagtataaatactatagtatgCATTGCAGTGATTTTGAGGACTACAGTCtgaaaaacactacagtgaatactgtagtacttagtgtagtatactgtagtatctaCAGTTAACTATCTACAATATAAATACAGTCGTTAAAGAAAACatgtaatatattttttattttttattttacccccttttctccccaattttcgtggtatccaatcgctagtaattactatcttgtctcatcgctacaactcccgtacacgctcgggagagacgaaggtcgaaagccatgcgtcctccaaagcacaacccaaccaagccgcactgcttcttaacacagcgcgcctccaacccggaagccagccgcaccaatgtgtcatcctcatgtacctggccccctcggttagcgcgcactgcgcctggcccgccacaggagtcgctggagcgcgatgagacaaggatatccctaccggccaaaccctccctaacccggccggacgacgctaagccaattgtgcgccacggacctcccggtcgcggccggctgcgacagagcctgggcgcgaacccagagactctggtggcgcagctagcgctgcgatgcagtgccctagaccactgcgccacccaggaggcaaAACATGTAATATATACTACAgtaattaatgtagtgtttttgtggactgtagtataatgtagtatttattgtagtgtttttgcagacattactgtagtgtCCACTATAGTGTTTTGTTTTATCTTTTACATAGAAGTGGAGGCTTTCACTTAGAAGAAACCTACTAGAGAAATTCTAATagcacattttccataacctgtaagtaggtaggactggggtctgaacgtcagctcttttctctaacctgtaagtaggtaggactggggtctgaacgtcagctcttttctctaacctgtaagtaggtaggactggggtctgaacgtcagctcttttctctaacctgtaagtaggtaggactggggtctgaacgtcagctcttttctctgacctgtaagtaggtaggactggggtctgaacgtcagctcttttctctaacctgtaagtaggtaggactggggtctgaacgtcagctcttttctctaacctgtaagtaggtaggactggggtctgaacgtcagctcttttctctgacctgtaagtaggtaggactggggtctgaacgtcagctcttttctctgacctgtaagtaggtaggactggggtctgaacgtcagctcttttctctgacctgtaagtaggtaggactggggtctgaacgtcagctcttttctctgacctgtaagtaggtaggactggggtctgaacgtcagctcttttctctgacctgtaagtaggtaggactggggtctgaacgtcagctcttttctctaacctgtaagtaggtaggactggggtctgaacgtcagctcttttctctaacctgtaagtaggtaggactggggtctgaacgtcagctcttttctctgacctgtaagtaggtaggactggggtctgaacgtcagctcttttctctaacctgtaagtaggtaggactggggtctgaacgtcagctcttttctctgacctgtaagtaggtaggactggggtctgaacgtcagctcttttctctgacctgtaagtaggtaggactggggtctgaacgtcagctcttttctctaacctgtaagtaggtaggactggggtctgaacgtcaGCTCTTTTCTCTAACCTGTAAGTAggcaggactggggtctgaacgtcagctcttttctctgacctgtaagtaggtaggactggggtctgaacgtcagctcttttctctgacctgtaagtaggtaggactggggtctgaacgtcagctcttttctctaacctgtaagtaggtaggactggggtctgaacgtcagctcttttctctgacctgtaagtaggtaggactggggtctgaacgtcagctcttttctctaacctgtaagtaggtaggactggggtctgaacgtcagctcttttctctaacctgtaagtaggtaggactggggtctgaacgtcaGCTCTTTTCTCTGACCTGTAAGTAggcaggactggggtctgaacgtcagctcttttctctgacctgtaagtaggtaggactggggtctgaacgtcagctcttttctctaacctgtaagtaggtaggactggggtctgaacgtcagctcttttctctaacctgtaagtaggtaggactggggtctgaacgtcagctcttttctctgacctgtaagtaggtaggactggggtctgaacgtcagctcttttctctaacctgtaagtaggtaggactggggtctgaacgtcaGCTCTTTTCTCTAACCTGTATGaaacacaatatatggtctatacttggcaaGTAGATGTCTTACTTATaggtggcacaaattgggatagGGGAATGGGTAGGgaatatgcaaattaaatactgtagtatttactttaGTTTAAAAAAGTGTtgtgtttttgcggacattactgcagtatttactatagtattctacaacatactacacatgattgagggatactacagtgtgtagtatagtattctacagtataccacataattctatagtaagtactgtagtattttataataaactgtagtattttttcatgtgggcagGGAGGAGATCAGGGAGGAAGTCAGCAACTGGGTCGAGCTGGTCACCGCCACTGGGACGCAGCGGTCTACaagaacactaacacacacagtaaaTCCACCTTAGCCTTGGTACTATCGTAAGAGTCAGAGTGAAATATAAGGCAATAGATATAATATATTGGCCTGGCTATAATCTGGGATAAatggaagaggggaggggaaggagataaGAGAAAGGAGggggcaccacacacacacagggagggagagagagagagagagagagagagagagagagagagagagagagaggtgagaagggCACTGTGCCACAGAGCTCAGCACTCACATGGGTCCCTTGGTGCTCTTGGCCTGCTTGGCCCTGCGGACCAGGAAGACGGTGATAGACAGGATGAGCACCAGGAGAACTGCCCCCGCCCCGGAGGTCATCAACACCAGGTTGGTGGAGTCGTACCAGGCTTGGTTGAGACGGCCGTTGGTGGCTGCAGACCGGAGAGTCACACACACTACAGGCTTTAATAGCGGATGATTCACAGACAGTTTATTTTGTTAGCCTAGCTCCATACtgtccatgttgtagtgtatccaacTCTTCTGGATAAGATGGTTATAATCTGACCcttctggtcatctatgaacgtttgaatgTCTTGAaaaacgatctggccttaatggccacatGCATCTCCacctggtacagccagaagagcctgattcctctctaggtttcttactAGGTTCCTActttttagggagtttttcctagcctctGTGCTGCTTCATCTGCATAGCTTGCtctctggggttttaggctgggcatctgtaaagcactgtgacaactgctgatgtaaaaagggctgtattaaatacatttgattgattgaaaatAGTGTAAAATGAAGAGCAATTGATTGTTCAATTCGATTATTCACTTCCACTTCATACTGAAGCAGTGTCTTTACTGTTATAATTGACATGCATCCAGTTTGATTGGCGTAACTGACTTGGAGGCTAGATAATTGAAACGAATGTAATCGCAAGGATTAAAATTGACTCTATATTGGCGATATGATCGTGTGGAAAAACCCGTGACCATTAATGCAGCGTAATCATCTCGCAGGTCGCTGATAAAAATGAACAATGATCAGTATGATAAATTGGATTAGCTGTAACATAATGAGTCCTCTTCTTCAGTGACATATTTAGTGTTCTAAGAGACCTCCTCTGCAGTGGCCAATTCCCTCCTCCATCACATAGCCGTAAGACCCTCGCCTTCATGGGAGCCTCTCGCTAGACACTCCCCTGTACCCCTCCTCTACATATGTGCATTGGCCCTAACATCTGTACCTCtcgccctccctcttctccttcctgcATTCTAACCCCTACACATAATGTCCCTCTTCATAACCCCTGACCCCCGAAGTCCCCCCcttcctaacccctgacccctacctACCTGGCAGCACAGTGATGGAGATGGTGCTGCTCTTCTTCAGGCTGGACAGGGTGGGGTGCTCAGCCATGCAGGTGTAGTCTCCACCATCCTCCATCCTCACCTTCTTCAGCCTCAGCTTGGAGGAGGGCACGATCCAGTCCTCTCCCTGTTAGAGGGAAGgatggtgggtgagagagagaggagagagagaggggggtgcgAATGGAGGAGAAAGCGAGCAAACGAGTCAAGAAAACGTTTCTCAGTGGAGTTACAGTATGCTTGTCCCTTTGAGAGAAGCGATAAACTCCCGGACAAGGTGTATTTACCTGAACAGTAATCCCACTGAATAAATTCCACATAAACCCCATTCACTGACCTAGATGGGGAAATCAGCAAAGAATAACACAGCAACACTGTTAACACAACACATAATGAGAAAACGGGAGGCACTGTGGACACAGAACTAGCTGCTGCGCTATTATTAAGAGGGAGAGTTAGACACAGTAGGGGAGGAATAATAGGAGAAACAGaatagaaacaaacaaaaaaaatacattacaCCTTGCAAATGATTTGGCTCCTGGGATCTCACATTTTCCTGCCAAGAAAGTACATTTCAATTTGAATGAGGGGCTGAATTAAGAGGATTTCCAGGAAAGGCCAGGTTTGGCCAAAACAGCATTCTGTATGCAAATCCACTGGCTCAGATGCATCTAGCCTCCTGCCTACCTCCCATTGACATTACTAGAGACCAGGACTGTGCAGTCAGTCAGCTGCTGTCCATCAAATGGCCCATACTGTTTGTTTCTCTGCCCCCATAATTCCTCCCATCCCCATCCTTGAATACTTTCTACCACTTGTCTAGACCTCATTAAACTAGTAATCCTCTAAGTGGGCAAGCTGctctacagagagaggagggccCAAACCAGGGAATACCAATGAATACTGAGCTCCTCTTAtggtgctgagagagaaagaggagggcccaAACCAGGGAATACCAATGAATACTGAGCTCCTCTTAtggtgctgagagagaaagaggaggcagagatGTAGTAACAGTTATGCAAATAGTTATGAATGTGTGGACAGACCAGTTCAAAAGGTAGATGGAGGATATTCACAGTGACGGAtattggagggtggaggggtattAAAATTCAGAAAAATGTATTCAAATTAGGACTAACTTGATTTTAAAGGTGTGAAATTGTATCAGGTCTGAAATAGTGGACCCACAATGTCCTGAAGTAGTGATACCTTATTTTACCACTAGGGAGCAGCAAATCAATTCACCAAGGTCTTATTGTTGCCTGCATGGCCATTCGGAGTTTGACATTTAGCATTGAGAGGTCTTAATTCCCCTGGGCATTTGGTTTGTGGCTTTGGTAACAGCAAGTTGAATAATTCAACAATGGTTAACTGAACATTGAAAAATCATTAGAAATCTATCCACAGAATGGCTTTCAGGTTGAATGCCACTTGTCTAGACCTCATTAAACTATTAATCCTCTGTAAGTGGGCAAGCTGCTCTCCAGAATGAGGAGGGCCCAAACCAGGAAATAACAATGAATACTGAGCACCTCTTAtggtgctgagagagaaagaggagcggGATAGAGGGTGAGAGATCGAGCGATAGAATGCCAGATCCTGACAACCAAACTCACATATTTCTGCCAGAAGTATTGTGGTGCCTCAGAGGCTGTGGTGGAGCACTCCACCTCCACGTCATCGCCTAGTGTCACAAGCAGGTTTTCCTTGATGAACTTCCGGCTGGAGGAGGACACATCGTACACAGACAGCTCACGCATGTCTGAACAGGGGATCAGAAACACAGCAGGTTCGGGCAGAAATCAAGAAGAATGCATGTGTGATGGTTTTAAgaggtttgagtgtgtgtgtgtgtgcagctgtgCGCACAGTGTACAAGCATGCATAGACATCAGTCAACAGAGTCATATCCTTGAGTATACTGCAGTATCGTGCCTCAAATCCTCTACAAATTGCCCATGAGGGAACAATCAGATAATGGTAATTGCCTTCATCTTCCTAAGTCCTCACAATGGTGCACTGTGGAGTGTGACGGttcattttctccctctctacgTCAACGGAACCATCTCCATGTGTCTTGGGCTCTCTACTTCTGTCCACACAAATAATTCCCCATTATCGATTGCTCCACAGGCAAAGAAGCCTATCAAAAGACTTGACGGACAATTTGATCGCC is part of the Salvelinus fontinalis isolate EN_2023a chromosome 6, ASM2944872v1, whole genome shotgun sequence genome and harbors:
- the LOC129857253 gene encoding carcinoembryonic antigen-related cell adhesion molecule 18-like codes for the protein MRGFILFAILVIAQAHSSIAALVIKGPDKPVLENDEVTLECLLSDSELNTSQVHFEKFSKYMNKWYQLEEEPMYRQCIPGVILRREASQLLLSIRSIHSYFHQGLYRCVADNATATDNSSQPLAITINYMRELSVYDVSSSSRKFIKENLLVTLGDDVEVECSTTASEAPQYFWQKYGEDWIVPSSKLRLKKVRMEDGGDYTCMAEHPTLSSLKKSSTISITVLPATNGRLNQAWYDSTNLVLMTSGAGAVLLVLILSITVFLVRRAKQAKSTKGPIDDHSQKKPIYTASVESLASTSGDKQPLV